One Arachis hypogaea cultivar Tifrunner chromosome 2, arahy.Tifrunner.gnm2.J5K5, whole genome shotgun sequence genomic window, TGTTATCATGTTTTTTGAGTAATCAAAttataaagtatataaaaatcTTACTATTCTTGTCTTATTTCTCAGCATTCATCCCTGTGTTGTTGGGTCTATGGATAATCTGTATGAGAAGGTATGATATAACAGTATAACACATTAATAAGAATGACTGAATGAAGAATAAGAATATTGTAGAGAGAATGAAGAATGTTGTTGGATTACCAAATCCATCTGCGATCAACTTGAATGGCGGGGATGTGGGAGATTTTGGGCCAAATCTGTGGATCCTTCTTCTCGCATCGTTCGGCCAGCAAAGGGCTGTCATAGATGCCGAGTTTTATTAGAGAGGCAGGCAGCTTTTCTCCCTCTATATTCTCCAACTTGACACAATAGTCAATACGCAGTTCCTGGAGGGTGGTGAGGTGGGCAAGTCCCTTGCATTCCAAAGTCCCCACACTGCTAAGGCCTTTAATTGTGAGGGACTCAAGGGAGGCAGGCAACCAACCTTCCTTTGGGAAGCTCTTCACACACTCACTGTAATCAGCAATTTCACAATAAAAGATAAGACTAGTAATCCCATGAAACTGCGGATGCATGAATGCTGCAGAGCTCACTAGTTTCTCGCTGTAGATGATTTCAAGATATCTCAGGCTACGGTGTGGATGCCCTGTATCACACAAATCAATCTCTCGGCAATCCACTAATGAGAGTTTCTCAAGCTGAGGTGCTGCCATCCATAGCGTTGACACAGATTTCAAACTCCGACAAAAGAAGATATATAAAGAAAGGAGACAAGAAAGAGAGCGTGACACCACAAGAGACTCCATCTTTTGGCAACCGCTGATATGAACACTCACGAGATTTGGAAAGGCATCCAATAACGAGAAGGATGTATGTGAATCACAGCTGTTCCCTATGGATAGTTTCTGCAGCGAGTGATGTTGCCCATCCATTTGGAATTCAaatgattctccacaattctCGATCGTCAACTCTTGTAGTGATGGGGGAATAGCACTCACTGGAAACAATATGTGGGAGGAAGAATCTGAGATGCATAAAGAAGTGAGGCAACTCAGTTGCATATGCATTATGGCCTTCACACCCGGCTCCACTTGACCGATTCCTCCAATTGATAGTTGACGCAGTAAAGGAGGTAGCTCTCTAATTCTCACTTCATTCCCGTATACAAATATGCTTAAAGAGGTCATTGCAGGAGCTTTTGGAACACAACACCTCAGCTGCCCGGAAGTCTCAATAGTAAGTGACTGCAAAGATGGTAGATGATTGGGCAAATCTCGTATCAACATGGGACAACGCTGTATTGAAAACTCCCTAAGTCTCGGAAACGCATTGAACTCCAATGAACGCCACTCCTTCCAGTAAGGCattaaataaaacttaagagtTTCAAGCATTGGGAATGGTGGTGTCTCCAAACAAGATTCACCATTCTGGTTAAAGTAAAACTCAGCACCCACACTTTCCAGACTTTTAAAATGTGAAATTGATAGGTGCTTCAACGAGGGCAACTGTCCAAATGAAGGAAGCATACAGCAACTCCTGCAACCATCCAGTGTTATTTTGGTGATGTTGTGGTAGGAAGAATGTCCCACCCAATCTGGAAATCTTGTACCCCTGTAACTCTCTATCTGTAACTCTTTCAAATTAGTGTGAGGTCGTAACTTGTCAAGTATATCTCTTTCCATTTCGGAATCAACTCTATTCTCTCTATGCCACGACCAACCCAACACCATAGAATCAATGCCATCCTTATCACACATTCTTGCCTCCAAAGCTTCACTGCTGTTCACCACATTCTCCAATTTCCAAATGGAAATTGATTTGTGTGGATCTGCAAGTGCTCCCAATTCTTTAatcttgttttcttcatgctttccAACAACAAAATTACTTAAAAACTGCAAACTTTTCAAATTGCTCATGCCTTTCGGCATCTCATACTGAAACCCAGTCCCATAAATATCAAGATGACGCAAATTTACAAGGTCTTTCATGCCAACAGGTAGCGTTATCAGACTCAAACAGGTATTCAACTTCAAGGTCTGCAAATTGTATAGGTTACCCAATGACTCTGGCAATGTCACAATCTTGGTCTCAGAGATATCCAAGTAACGCAAATGAATCAACTCACCTATTGAATCAGGTACTGACTCAAGAGGAAAGCGTTTCAACGACAGCGCTCTCAGATACTTCAACTGTGACAACAAGATACAAGTTGCGTTTTCTATGTTAAATGGGATCCATGTCTCCAAATTGATTTCAAGAAATGTCCTTGTATGTTTTACTGTATCGCAAACTCCCAAAAGTTTTGACATTGGATAATTGCCTTTGGCATTATGTGACAAATGACGAGCTTTAATATCAACCTCAACTGCATTCCGAAGCTCTTTCGCTCTGAAATAGAATTCTCCAGCCCACGTCATTGCTAAATCATGCACAAGATTATGCATCACAAATGTCTTTTCATGGGTATTGTGAGGTTGGAAAAATGATCTCGcaattaattcatcaaaatattCACCACCaacttcttccacagtctttttatCTACTGGTTGCAAAAAATTCTCAGCCATCCATAACAATATCAATTCATCCTTGCTAAATTCATAGTTCTTGGGATACAAGGAACAATAAATAAAGCACTGCTTCAAATATGAAGGAAGAAAATAATAACTTATTCTTAATGCTGGAACAACATTTGTCTTGTCATATGAAAGTTCCCAGATTTCACTCTTTAGTAAATGATTCCAAGACCTGATATCCGAATTTCCACGCAATAAGCCTCCAAGGGCTTGAGCTGCCAAGGGCAATCCATCACACCTCTTTACCATATCTCTGCCGATTTTTTCCAGGGTTGGATTCTCCAAAGAAATAGTTGAAAGACGTGCATGCTTTGAAAACACCAACCAACAATCTTCATCAGACAATGGACTTAGTTCATGAGGTGAAATAGTCTGCACTACAGAAGCCACGTTTTTATTTCTTGTAGTTATGAGAATTTTACTTCCCTTAACCCCTTTCTGAAAAGGTTTTAGAAACCTATTCAAATCATCATAATTTTTATCCCATACATCGTCCAAGACAATGAAGAACTTTTTCCTCGACAACTCTTCTTTTAAATCATGCTGAAGTAAATTCAAATCTGTCAAGTCATAACGCCACGAAACTATTGCCTCAATTATAGTCTTGGTGACCTTGACAACATTAAACTCTTCCGACACACAAACCCAACCTCGAAAATCAAAACTCTCCTTCACTTTGTCATCGTGGTAAACCAACTGGGCCAAAGTAGTCTTTCCTATTCCGCCCATGCCCACAATGGGAATGACAGATAAATCAACATcagcagcatcatcatcatccaacAACAGTTTCAGTATGGCCTCCTTGTCTTCTTTCCTGCCACATATTTCCGGTGGTTCAACAAGAAATGTGGATGGAATTCTCCATGACATGTCCAACTTTGCAACCTCCTTCAGAGGAAGTGAAATTTTGCCTGCTACGACAGTCTCTAGTCTTCGAACTATTTTTTCTATGTCACCAGTATCTTCTATATATGAATCAACAAGATGAGACCATGAAGAAGAGTTACCTGCATTCCTTTTAGTGGCAGCGATGGCGGCTTTAGTGGAGATCTCATCGAGCAAGTCATCGGCCATATAGAGAGCATCTTGAAGATCAACAAGCCACTCCTTCACTTTCTTGTCACTGAACTGCTTCAGCTCAGCATCATCAAGAGCAGGTCCAACATTATACAGACAATTCTGCAACCTTCCAAGCAACTCAAGGGCAGAGTGGTTTCCGTTGAGGACAGAGTCATCTTCAAACATTGAAGACAGGTTGTCCAAAACAACCTCAACCAAGGGAGAGAGGTAAGCTCCCCCATAAGGTTTTGCAGCCATGGGTGAATCTCTAGTGCAGCAGATCAGATGGGatcagaacaaaaaaaaaagaaagaaaggtgaTGGATGAAAGGGTTGGCAGAGTCTCTCTATTACAAGAAGATTACAataatattctcttcttcttataaggGAGAACACTTCCctctaaatatataaaaaaatatttatcaaaaaaattcttatacttttttctctattttctctatttgttATCTAATGAGATTatcaattttatattaaaactctTCTCACCTTAACCACACAACAACTATAGGTGAATAATGTGTATTACTTTCCACCGTTAATGTTTAATGGCTTATAAGTAAGATAATTTTTCTCCTTTCATTTTGTtagatttttatttcttttttcataaaaattaactTTACTATTTTTTAGATGAAGTTGACTTTGATGAACTTTATGATCGTGTTCTGAGGTGATCACGCGGAATGCTAGGAAGCATTTGGGTACgccaccaaaaataaataaattacactatGTTTCCTTTTCAGTGATTTCAGAGGACAATTATTTGAGGTGATTTATTCTCAAGCTTAGACAGAATGGCAGAAAATGCTGGCTATTTCTGGTTTGAAGAAATCTTAGACAAAATGGCGGaggaagaagagaatagaaagcAATGAAAAATGAATCTGAAGTTTGATTTAGAATTTGGAAAATTATTACTATATCCGGAAATTCATAACTAACTTCAACTAATTCTGTTTTGATAGCAGAATCTGGTTTCACATTATCTCTATGATGCTTCCAATACATCATGCCTAGTCCATCAACCAGATCAATTTGTTCAAGAAGTTAATACTTTCAGCATTTCAAAGTTTATCACTTTTATTTTGTGTGTgtgtggaataataataataataataataataataataataataataataataataataataataatttgtacaTATTATAGTGAGTATTCGAAAATTGAAATAACTATTTTGGTTTTTCTTAGTCTCTCTTATATTTGGTTTTTTTGTTCTTTCTAATTATTGGATAGAGTTAAACctgattcttttaattttttttactaattcttTAACAACTGAATTATAGTAATTCTTATCATATCTATTATCTtgaataaaaagaataaatattttttttggtcttTGACCATTTATTCTAATGACAAAGTGTCTTTTTACAATTTGAAAATACTTGATCGGTCTCCAACCATCTCTATATTTGgtcaattttctaaaaatatttgttatacAGAAAGTGtacaaaattaagaaaatttagACATCTGTTaacaatttcttttaaaaaaagtaatGTTAAAacatatgttaaaaaaataacattacgaattttgaattatattaacCATTTTCTGATGAAAAATTCCATGGGATGTTGTTTTGAATGATACTCAGTGCTGCCTTCACATGTCTTCCTATTTTCTATTTCTTCTCTTATTTGATGGTTTGAGGAGGAAATTTCAACTTTTATTCATTGCCAAAGATCTTATTGTTACTATTTAACTTTTCACTTATATTTAGTGGGATAAACATAGTTGTTGCTGCATtattgactattttttttttatttttctaatgaaacatacaattcttaatcaacaatgcACAATAAAATAGAGGGGGGGAAAATAAATACGTGTATGCAAAAGAATAATGGCCAAGGGATTAGAGTGGCAAATGATGAATTTACCCCAATAATACGTGTATTTAAGAGTGTGCTATGTATAAACCCCAATAACTAAAGCAAAAATGAATTTATCTGCTAAACTTTAGTTCGTGTGTCTGAAATTTCTTATCAAAtggtttagaaaaaaaaattaagagtaacATACACATGAATCGAAATTCTAAAGGTAAATTTTATTTTACCAATAAGAAGGACTATATCAATATGATAATGGTCAATATTATGATGGCAATGAGGTCTGTTCCTGGTATTCCTTTGGCACTTCCTCAAGCTGGAGCTGATTGACCCTGCAGCAGATGTACGAATTGGCTCTGGCCACGTGGCTTTCTATGTGATCTAGTTGATCACCTTGTGATTGGACCGAAACAGGCATGTCCAACAACACTTGATGAAGCTCATTTGGGCTCCTTTTCTTAATCACTCTCATGCCTCTCTTGAATATCTTGGATTGTGTCCATGATTGTGGCTCTCCCTTGTTTGCTCAATAGCTTTCTGGAAGAAAGTTTCACATCTAAGTTATCATTTGAGTAATCAATGTTATTcgaacattatatatatatatatatttcttaagCACTTACATGAATGCAGTGATAGTGAGAAGTCCATTGTGTGTGAAAGTTTCTATCTTGGCAGGGACCTTGAATCTTGTCAGGAAATTTGTTGTCTTACTTCTCAGCATTCCCCTCTGCGTATTGCAATGATTGAGTATATTTCatgcagaaaaagaaaaaccatAGCTGCAGAAGTTGTGACGTTAGCTCCATGGATAAGCTGTATGAGAAGTTACAAAGTGTTAACTGTGTGATTAAGGAATGACTGATATAAGACATtaataagaatgaagaagaagaatattgTAAACagaatgaagaatgaaaatatatataaagaaacaGTTACCTGTTGAAGTTGTTGGATTACAAAATCCATCTGTTATCAACTTGAATGCCGTGGATATGGGAGATTTTAGGCCAAACCTCAGGATCCTTCTTCTCGCACCGTTTACCCAGCAAAGGAGTCCCTTTGATGATGAGTTGTTTTAGAGAGGCAGGCAGCTTTTCTCCCTCAATATTCTTCAACTTGGAGCAATGATATATACTTAATTGTTGGAGGCAGTTGAGGTGGGCAAGTCCCTTGCATTCCAACGTCTCCACACTTTTAATGTTAAAAAGTCTGAGAGACTCAAGTGAGGCAGGCAACCAGCCTTCCTTTGGGAGGCACTTCACACTCTCCTTATATTCACCCAAAATGCGAAGATGAGTAAGCCCATAAAATTGCAAATTCATGAATGCTGCACAACTGATTAGTTTGGAGTAGTTGATGGTAAGAGATCTGAGGCTATGGTGTGGATGCCCATCCCCTGTAGGACACAATTCGATCTCTGGGCAATCCACTATTTTGAGATCCTCTAGCTGAGGTGCTGCCATCCACAGCGTCGACACTGACTTCAAACTCTGACAACTGGATATATGTAAAGAACGGAGACATGAAAGAGACCGTGACACCACAATAGACTCCATCTCTTTACACTTCCTGATGTTGAGACGCACGAGATTCGGAAAGGCATCCCAAGAGAAGGATGTAGCTGAATCATAGTAGTAAATTATACTCAGTGACTGCAGGGACTTGTGATGCCCATCCATTTCGAGTTCTAATTTTGCGCAACCCGATATTGTCAACTCTTGTAGTGATGCAGGAATACTACTCACTGGAAATGATATGTGGAAGGAGCAATCTGAGATGCATAAAGACGTGAGGCAAGTCAGTTGCATATTCCGAAAGGCCTTAACCACTGGCTCCACTTGATCAATTCCATGAATTGATAGTTTACGCAGTAAAGGAGGTAGCTCGCTAATACTCACTTCTCCGCCACCAACTATGTTTAAAGAGGCCATTGCAGGAGCTATTGGAAGACAACAGCGAAGATCCTTGGAATTGTCAATAGTAAGTGATTGCAAAGATGGTAGATGATAGGGCAAATCTCCTGTCAACATGGGACAGTCACTTAAGGTAAGCTCCGCAAGTCGAGGGAATGCATTGAACTCCATTGAATCCCACTTCACCCAGTCACTAATTGAGCAAAATGTAAGAGTTTCAAGCACTGGAAAGGGTGTCTCCAAACAAGATCCACCCTTGTAAAACTCAGCACCCACAGTTTTCAGACTTTTAAAATCTGAAATTGTAAGGTGCTTTAAAGAGGGCAATTGTCCAAATGAAGGAAGCACAGAACATTTATTGCAATGTTGCAGGGTTAGTGTGGTGATGTTGTGGTAGGAAGAATTTTCCAACCAATCTGGAAATGTTGTGCCTCTGTAGCCACtgatctctacttctttcaaatTACTGTGAGGTTGTAACTTGTCAAGTATATCTCTTTCAATTTGGGAATCAGCTGCATCCTTCTTTTTGACAGCAAAAGCAAAAACTTCTTCCATACTTTTATGTGACCACCAACTCAACTTCAAAGAGTCAATGCCATCCTTATCGAACATTCTTGCCTCCCAAGCTTCACTGCTGTCGACCACATTCTCCAATTTGTCAATGGAAATTGATTCGCGCAGATTTGCAAGTGCTCCCAGTTCTTTGATCTTGTTCTCTTCATGCTTCCCAATGACAAAGTCGCTTAGAAACTGCAAACTTTTCAATTTGCTCATGCCTTTCGGCATCTTGCGCAAACAAGTTGCTCTAATATCAAGATGCCTTAAATTTACAAGATTTTGCATGCCATCCGGAAGCATTTTCAATTTTTCACATCCAATCAGCTTCAAGGTCTGCAAATTGTAAAGATTACCCAAAGACTCGGGCAATGTCACAATGTAGGTTCCAGAGAGATCCAAGTAACGCAAATGAATCAACTCACCTATTGAATCAGGCACTGACTCAAGAGGAAAGCATTTGAACGACAAAGCTCTAAGGCGCTTCAATTTTGACAACAAGATACAAGGTGTGTTTTCCATGTCAAATGGGATATTTGGTGACAAATTGATTTCAAGAAATGTTCTTGTATGTTCTACTCTATCACAAACTCCTACAAGTTTTGAGATTGGATAATTGCCTTTAGCATTATGTGATAAATGACGAGCTTTAATATCAATCTCAACAGCATTTTCATGCTCTTCTGCTCTAAAACAGAATTCTCCAGCATAGATCATTGCCAAATCATGCACAAGATCATGCATCACAAATGTCTTTTCATTAGTACTATGAGGTTGGAAAAATGACCTCACAAATAATTCATCAAAATATTcgtcaccaacttcttctagacTCTTTTCTCCTATTGGTTGTAAGAGATTCTCCGCCATCCATAACAAGATCAATTCATCTTTATCAAATTCATAACTCTTGGGATATATGGAACAATAAACAAAACACTTTTTTAGACAAGAAGGAAGATAATAATAACTAACTCTCAAGGCTGGAACAATTTTTATCTTGTCATTGGAGGATTTCCAGATCTCGTTCTTCAATATATGATTCCAAGACTTGACTTCATAATTTCCACGCAATAAGCCTCCGAGTGCTTGAGCTGCCAAGGGCAATCCATCACACTTCTTTACAATATCTTTGCCGACTTTTTGCAGAGTTGGATTCTTCATAGAGTCAGCAGAAAGACGTGCGTGTTTTGAAAATACTAACCAGCAATCTTCATTAGACAACAAACTCAGTTGGTAATGTAGATCGGTAGTTGCAACCACAGAAGCAACCTTTTCACTACGGGTTGTCAAAAGAATTTTACTTCCATGATTACCGTAGCGAAAAGGTTTTAGAAGATCCTCCCAAATGTCTTGTTGATCATGCCAGACATCATCTAAAACAACTAAGAATGTTTTTCCTATCAACTTTTGTTTCAGATGAGTTTGAAGTGAATCAAAATCATCCCTCTTATAAGAACTACAAGTTATTTTCTCTAGTATAGTTCTTGTAAGGCTAATAGGATTAAAATTTTCAGCAACACACACCCATGCTCTAGTGTCAAATTTTCCCACTACTTCAGCATCACTGTAAACCAGTTGAGCCAGAGCAGTTTTTCCTATTCCACCCATACCCCAAATTGGGATCAGAGTAAGAGGTGATTCAGAATCATCTAGCAACAATTTGattatctctctcttctctttgtcCCGACCGAATATGTCAGAACTTACAACGAGAGATGTGGATGGAATTCTCCATGATGTGTCCAACTTGGCACTCTTTTCTAGACCCAGTTTAGCTTTTCTTTTTACAAGAGACTCTAGTTTGCCAACTATTTTTTCGATGACGTTGACACCACTATCATCAATATATGAATCAACATGACGAGACCAGGAAGAAGAGTTACCTGGATCACCTTGAGTGGCCGCGATGGCGGCCTTAGTGGAGAGTTCATCGAGCAAGTCATCAGCAAAATAGAGAGCATCTTGGAGATCAACAAGCCACTTCTTGACTCTCTTGTCAGTGAACTGCTTCTGCTCAGCATCATCAAGAACAGGTCCAGCATCATAAAGACTATTCTGCAACCTTTCAAGCAATTCCAGGACAGAGTCGAGGACAGAGTCATCTTCAAGTATTGAAGACAACTTGTCTAAAATAGCATCAACAAAAGAAGTGAGATAAGCTCCACCATCAAGTTTTGCAGCCATGATTGAATCTCAACTGCAGCAGCAGATCAGATTGGATCAGAACGAAGAAAGAAAGGTGATGGATGAGAGAAGGGTTTGCAGTTTGCAATGTAGTCTCTGGATTTTCTCAAACAGAAGCTAAGGGAAGTGTTTGCTTTTATGTGCTGTGAGTGAAGTTGACTTCATGAGCTCATGATCTTAGTTTCATTAATAATGCATGTTTTTGTGATCTGCTTCCTTTGTTTAAGATCTGA contains:
- the LOC112757558 gene encoding putative disease resistance RPP13-like protein 1 produces the protein MAAKPYGGAYLSPLVEVVLDNLSSMFEDDSVLNGNHSALELLGRLQNCLYNVGPALDDAELKQFSDKKVKEWLVDLQDALYMADDLLDEISTKAAIAATKRNAGNSSSWSHLVDSYIEDTGDIEKIVRRLETVVAGKISLPLKEVAKLDMSWRIPSTFLVEPPEICGRKEDKEAILKLLLDDDDAADVDLSVIPIVGMGGIGKTTLAQLVYHDDKVKESFDFRGWVCVSEEFNVVKVTKTIIEAIVSWRYDLTDLNLLQHDLKEELSRKKFFIVLDDVWDKNYDDLNRFLKPFQKGVKGSKILITTRNKNVASVVQTISPHELSPLSDEDCWLVFSKHARLSTISLENPTLEKIGRDMVKRCDGLPLAAQALGGLLRGNSDIRSWNHLLKSEIWELSYDKTNVVPALRISYYFLPSYLKQCFIYCSLYPKNYEFSKDELILLWMAENFLQPVDKKTVEEVGGEYFDELIARSFFQPHNTHEKTFVMHNLVHDLAMTWAGEFYFRAKELRNAVEVDIKARHLSHNAKGNYPMSKLLGVCDTVKHTRTFLEINLETWIPFNIENATCILLSQLKYLRALSLKRFPLESVPDSIGELIHLRYLDISETKIVTLPESLGNLYNLQTLKLNTCLSLITLPVGMKDLVNLRHLDIYGTGFQYEMPKGMSNLKSLQFLSNFVVGKHEENKIKELGALADPHKSISIWKLENVVNSSEALEARMCDKDGIDSMVLGWSWHRENRVDSEMERDILDKLRPHTNLKELQIESYRGTRFPDWVGHSSYHNITKITLDGCRSCCMLPSFGQLPSLKHLSISHFKSLESVGAEFYFNQNGESCLETPPFPMLETLKFYLMPYWKEWRSLEFNAFPRLREFSIQRCPMLIRDLPNHLPSLQSLTIETSGQLRCCVPKAPAMTSLSIFVYGNEVRIRELPPLLRQLSIGGIGQVEPGVKAIMHMQLSCLTSLCISDSSSHILFPVSAIPPSLQELTIENCGESFEFQMDGQHHSLQKLSIGNSCDSHTSFSLLDAFPNLVSVHISGCQKMESLVVSRSLSCLLSLYIFFCRSLKSVSTLWMAAPQLEKLSLVDCREIDLCDTGHPHRSLRYLEIIYSEKLVSSAAFMHPQFHGITSLIFYCEIADYSECVKSFPKEGWLPASLESLTIKGLSSVGTLECKGLAHLTTLQELRIDYCVKLENIEGEKLPASLIKLGIYDSPLLAERCEKKDPQIWPKISHIPAIQVDRRWI
- the LOC112757566 gene encoding putative disease resistance RPP13-like protein 1, with the translated sequence MAAKLDGGAYLTSFVDAILDKLSSILEDDSVLDSVLELLERLQNSLYDAGPVLDDAEQKQFTDKRVKKWLVDLQDALYFADDLLDELSTKAAIAATQGDPGNSSSWSRHVDSYIDDSGVNVIEKIVGKLESLVKRKAKLGLEKSAKLDTSWRIPSTSLVVSSDIFGRDKEKREIIKLLLDDSESPLTLIPIWGMGGIGKTALAQLVYSDAEVVGKFDTRAWVCVAENFNPISLTRTILEKITCSSYKRDDFDSLQTHLKQKLIGKTFLVVLDDVWHDQQDIWEDLLKPFRYGNHGSKILLTTRSEKVASVVATTDLHYQLSLLSNEDCWLVFSKHARLSADSMKNPTLQKVGKDIVKKCDGLPLAAQALGGLLRGNYEVKSWNHILKNEIWKSSNDKIKIVPALRVSYYYLPSCLKKCFVYCSIYPKSYEFDKDELILLWMAENLLQPIGEKSLEEVGDEYFDELFVRSFFQPHSTNEKTFVMHDLVHDLAMIYAGEFCFRAEEHENAVEIDIKARHLSHNAKGNYPISKLVGVCDRVEHTRTFLEINLSPNIPFDMENTPCILLSKLKRLRALSFKCFPLESVPDSIGELIHLRYLDLSGTYIVTLPESLGNLYNLQTLKLIGCEKLKMLPDGMQNLVNLRHLDIRATCLRKMPKGMSKLKSLQFLSDFVIGKHEENKIKELGALANLRESISIDKLENVVDSSEAWEARMFDKDGIDSLKLSWWSHKSMEEVFAFAVKKKDAADSQIERDILDKLQPHSNLKEVEISGYRGTTFPDWLENSSYHNITTLTLQHCNKCSVLPSFGQLPSLKHLTISDFKSLKTVGAEFYKGGSCLETPFPVLETLTFCSISDWVKWDSMEFNAFPRLAELTLSDCPMLTGDLPYHLPSLQSLTIDNSKDLRCCLPIAPAMASLNIVGGGEVSISELPPLLRKLSIHGIDQVEPVVKAFRNMQLTCLTSLCISDCSFHISFPVSSIPASLQELTISGCAKLELEMDGHHKSLQSLSIIYYYDSATSFSWDAFPNLVRLNIRKCKEMESIVVSRSLSCLRSLHISSCQSLKSVSTLWMAAPQLEDLKIVDCPEIELCPTGDGHPHHSLRSLTINYSKLISCAAFMNLQFYGLTHLRILGEYKESVKCLPKEGWLPASLESLRLFNIKSVETLECKGLAHLNCLQQLSIYHCSKLKNIEGEKLPASLKQLIIKGTPLLGKRCEKKDPEVWPKISHIHGIQVDNRWIL